Proteins from one Heptranchias perlo isolate sHepPer1 chromosome 42, sHepPer1.hap1, whole genome shotgun sequence genomic window:
- the pvrl2l gene encoding PVR cell adhesion molecule related 2 like isoform X1 — protein MATLNLKQLLATICLHILAVGHAQHVKVEPNVSGYIGGEAVLRCQFVDPGQELQVTQVTWMKDPSGAKVNMAVHNPQLGTNYPTDTGGRVHFRQASLQDASLVIERLEMGDDGIYSCEFATYPDGNQEAATNLTILAKPQNSANALLERARPSEVPVAVCTSANGKPAASITWRGYVPGNVSTTQTRNSDGTVTVKSEYKAVPSGEIDGQTMTCVVDQRTLTQPETIPITLLVQYPPIVTIEGYDDNWYLAREHAALTCNVKANPSATEFKWLMNGEPVPQSVEVHGHQLTVAEVNYDVNGTFTCEAVNTLGTGRGKMDVIVREREAAQPSNAGAIAGGVIGGILALLIIACLVGFFLQKRRRGPAGSYDPKTRVFGARNGAPQPDYTYRPDSDSEKGPSVATATTTEAQDHREAQDLLKSQPPTYENYSEEEEKRGEPASENELMLQLPDRDGVEPWVEDDMESQRDGSIISKKAVYV, from the exons TGGGCCATGCCCAGCACGTCAAGGTGGAGCCCAACGTGTCTGGGTACATCGGGGGTGAGGCCGTCCTCCGTTGCCAGTTCGTGGACCCCGGGCAGGAGCTGCAGGTCACCCAGGTCACGTGGATGAAGGACCCCTCTGGTGCCAAGGTCAACATGGCCGTCCACAACCCCCAACTGGGGACCAATTACCCCACGGACACCGGAGGGCGTGTCCACTTCAGGCAGGCCAGCCTGCAGGACGCCTCGCTGGTCATTGAACGCCTGGAGATGGGAGACGATGGGATCTACAGCTGCGAATTCGCCACGTACCCCGACGGCAATCAGGAGGCTGCCACCAACTTGACCATCCTAG CCAAGCCCCAAAACTCGGCCAACGCGCTACTGGAAAGGGCCAGGCCCTCCGAAGTTCCCGTCGCGGTCTGTACCTCAGCCAATGGGAAGCCGGCGGCATCCATCACCTGGAGAGGGTACGTCCCAGGAAACGTCTCCACGACCCAGACCAGGAACAGCGACGGGACGGTCACCGTGAAGAGCGAATACAAGGCCGTGCCCAGCGGAGAGATTGACGGCCAGACCATGACCTGTGTGGTGGACCAACGGACCCTGACACAGCCGGAGACTATTCCGATCACCCTGTTGGTGCAAT ATCCACCTATAGTGACCATTGAAGGATATGACGACAACTGGTACTTGGCAAGAGAACATGCTGCTTTGACGTGTAATGTCAAAGCAAATCCATCTGCAACGGAGTTTAAGTGGTTAAT gaacgGCGAACCTGTCCCTCAGTCCGTCGAGGTGCACGGACATCAGCTGACCGTGGCGGAGGTGAATTACGATGTCAATGGCACCTTTACGTGCGAGGCCGTGAACACGCTTGGAACGGGCCGCGGCAAAATGGATGTCATCGTACGCG AGCGAGAGGCGGCGCAGCCGAGCAACGCGGGAGCGATCGCGGGCGGCGTGATTGGAGGTATACTAGCACTGTTGATCATCGCCTGCCTGGTCGGCTTCTTCCTCCAGAAGCGGAGAAGGGGCCCTGCTGGCTCCTACGACCCCAAGACCCGCGTGTTTGGCGCCCGCAACGGGGCGCCGCAGCCCGACTACACCTACCGGCCCGACTCCGACTCCGAGAAGGGCCCCAGCGTGGCCACGGCGACCACCACCGAGGCCCAAGATCACCGGGAGGCCCAGGACCTGCTGAAGAGCCAGCCGCCGACGTATGAGAATtacagtgaggaggaggagaagagaggggagcCCGCCAGCGAGAACGAGCTCATGCTTCAGCTCCCGGACCGCGATGGGGTCGAGCCATGGGTGGAGGACGACATGGAGTCCCAGCGTGACGGATCAATCATTTCCAAGAAGGCCGTTTACGTCTGA